A region of the Edaphobacter lichenicola genome:
TAGGAGCCGAAGAGGGGCAGGGTGGCGCAGTGCATGGCGAGCTTGCCGAGGACCATGGACTTGTCGTGACACTTCCAGTCGTTCTTGCCTTCGGGGACGCGCTCGAGGGTGCGGCGGGTGTTGGAGATCTCGGTGTCGAAGTCCTGGAGGAGAATTTCAGCGATGGTCATGTTGGCTCCTTTTTGATGACGAGTGAAGGATACTCGAAAAGAGTGGAGTGGAAGATGAAAAGCAAAGGCGAAATGCGGGGGTCTCTCCACTGCGCAACTCACGATAAGACTGTGAGCTGCTTCGGTCGAGATGACGGTGGTGTTATTTGGGAGGAAGCTAGAGGCCGGTGATGTTGAAGCCGCAGTCTACGAAGGTGATTTCGCCGGTGATGCCGCTGGCGAGGGGGCTCGAGAGGAAGAGGGCAGTGTTGCCGACTTCTAAGGCGTCGACGTTGCGATGGAGTGGGGCGCGCTGTTCGACTGCGGTGAGGATGCTGGTGAAGTCGCTGATGCCGCGGGCGGCGAGGGTCTTGATGGGGCCGGCGGAGATGGCGTTGACACGGATTTTTTTTGCTCCGAGATCGGAGGCGAGGTAGCGGACGGCGGCTTCGAGTCCGGCCTTGGCGACACCCATGATGTTGTAGTTGGGGAAGACTTTTTCTGCGCCGTAGTAGGTGAGGGTGAGGATGGAGCTGCCTTCGGCCATGAGAGGCTCGGCGGCGCGGGCGAGGGCGATGAGGGAGTAGACGCTGATGTCGTGCGCGATGCGGAAGTCTTCGCGGGTGGTGTTGAGGACGTTGTTCTTGATGTTCGGGGCAAAACCGATGGAGTGGACGAGGATGTCGATCTTGCCGTAGGCGGATTTGAGCTGGTTGATGACACCGTCGATGTCGGCGTCGATGGAGACGTCGCAGCGGAAGGTCTTGGTTCCGGGCAGATCGGCGGCGAGCTCTTCGGCTTCGCGCTGGAGGCGCTCGTTCTGGTAGCAGATGGCGAGGGTGGCGCCGGCTTCAAAGAGCTTCTGGGCTACGCCCCAGGCGATGCTGCGTTTGTTGGCGAGGCCGAAGACGACGGCTACTTTGCCTTTGAGGTCAATCATGATGCTCGGTGATCCTTTCGAGACGGCTTGGGCGGTGGATGCGCGGCCCAACAGAAAGGATAGCAGGATGAGAGCTGCGCGAGAGGACAGCTGATTCTTCTATAGTGGAGGCGCTGGTTGAGGAGGATATTTTGATGTCGGAGTTTTCGCGCAGGCGGTTTTTGCAGACGGGGAGCGGGTTGGCTATGGCGGCGGCGTTGCCGGGTGTGTCGCCCGGTGCGGTGGTGCTTGGGCAGGAGCAGGCGCAGCCGGTGGCGAATGGGGACCGGGTACGGTTTGCAAGCATTGGGGTGGGGATTCAGGGGTCCCAGCTGCTCAGGAACGCGGTGAGTCTGCCGCAGGCGCAGTGCGTTGCCGCGTGCGATCTGTATGACGGGCGACATACGCTTGCGAAGGAGATTGCTGGACCGAACATCAAGACGACGCGACGGTATCAGGAGATTCTGGAGGACAAGAATATCGAGGCGGTGATTGTTGCGGTGCCGGATCACTGGCATAAGCAGATCACGGTGGATGCGATTCGTGCCGGGAAGGACGTGCACTGCGAGAAGCCGATGTCGCACACCATCGCTGAGGGCGAGGAGATGGTGGAGGTGGTGAAGGGGAGCAAGAACTTTGTGCAAGTGGGTTCGCAGAGGGTGAGTTCGAAGGTGTTTGCGAAGGCGAAGGAGTTGTATGACTCGGGCGCGATTGGCGAGGTGCACCAGGTGGAGTTGCAACTGGGGAGGAACTCGCCGGGTGGGGCGTGGGTGTATCCGCCGCCGCTGGATCTGTCGCCGGAGACGCTGGACTGGGCGACGTGGGAGGGGACTGCGCCTAAGAAGGCGTTCGATCCGATTGCGTTTGCGCGGTGGCGTGCGTTCCATGAGTACGGGACGGGGATGGCGGGAGACCTGATGGTGCATCTGCTGAGCGGTATGCAATTTGTAACTGGAATTAATGCAATTCCTGATCGGGCTTATTCGATTGGGGGGATATATCGCTGGAAGGATGGGCGGAATATGCCGGACCTAATGGTGACGGAGTTTGAGTATGGCGATGTTGCGGTTACGGTGCGGCTGACGCTGGGGACGGAGACGCCGGAGGTGACGCGGGTGATGGGGCCGAAGGGCGTGATCGAGATTTCGAACAGCAATACGGTTACGTTGATTCCTCAGCTGGGGGTGGATCGGTCGCCGGCGTATGGGATCAATGGGTTTCCGGCGGCGATGCATGCGCAGTATGAGAAGCAGTGGCATGCGGAGCACGATGCGTTTCTGGCGGAGCATCCGCTGGATGACACGATGATGTGGAAGGGGCCGTCGTGGGATGATCTGCGGCCGCACCTGGCGACGTTCTTCGATGCGGTGCGGTCGCGGAAGCCGGTGGCGGAGGATGTGGTGTTTGGACACCATGCGGCGGCGGCCTGCCATATGGCGAATGCTTCTTATTTTGAGAAGAAGGTGATTCTGAAGAAGGCTTAGGCAGTGAGCCGGATAGCAGTCGGCGTGGACGAGAGCTATTGCTGCAGGAGGTTGCTGCGACTTGGGGGGAGGATGACGCGCTCGGAACCGGCTTCGGCATCTGTCCCGTGAAGGAGGATGCGGCAGCAGTTCCGGCCGGCATTTTTGGCGTTGTAGAGGGCCTTGTCGGCGCGGGCGAGGAATGGGCCCGCGAGTTCGCCTGGAGCGGCCTGGGTGAGGCCGATGCTGATGGTGAGCGAAAGTTCTGCGCCGGGGCTGGAGAGCTCGCGTACCGACTGTTTGATCCGGGAGGAGACGATGAGGGCGTCGGCAGAGGAGGTGTTGGGAAAGATGAGGAGAAATTCGTCGCCGCCGAAGCGGCCGAGGGAGTCATAGGCGCGCATACGGCTGGAGATGGCGGAGACGACGTCGCGGAGGGCGGTGTCGCCGGCTGCGTGTCCGGCGTAGTCGTTGATGGTTTTGAAGTGGTCGATGTCGATGAGGGCTATGGACAGGTTGTGGCCGCCGCGCTCGGCGCGCTTGAGTTCGGTGTCGAGTCTTTGCTCAATGCCACGGCGGTTGAGGACGCCGGAGAGCAGGTCCCGTTCCGACTCATCTTTGACCAGGGTGAGGAGGTCGCCGCAGAGCATGAGCAGGAAGGAGAGGCCAATGAGGAAGGCAAAGGAGACGCTGAACAGGACGGAGACGGTTTGCAGAAAATTTCGCTGTGCCGGGTTTGGCGGGGCGGCGTAGATCAGCAGGAAGATGACGCGATTCAAGGCGAAGATGGCATAGGCTGCCATGAGAAAGGCGAAGATCTTCAGGAAGATCCTGTCGGTTGAGTGCCGGAGTATTTCGAGTGCGATAACTCCGCGCACCAGAAAAAAACTGACGGCAATGATGTAGGAGAGGGTCCTGGTGTGGTCGTGCGATAGGACCAGATAGAAGATCAGGGCAGACGTGATATAGGTGAGGGCCCAGGCGTAGCGAATCGTGCGAGGACTCTTAAAGAAGTGGAGGACGCCAGTGTAGAACAGGACGAATGCAGAGAGCAGGAGGCAATGGGCGAGACCAATCGAGAAGAAAGCCGGTATGGAGCCGGACAGCAGGAGAAGGATGTTGGAGATAGTTGCCGCAAAGAAGGCAAGGGCGACGGCGCCTGCGCCGCGCAGATAAGGATAGATGGACTTCATGCAGAAAAAGACGATCGCATATACCAGCGTCAAAACGATCTGACAGCCGAGAAGAGTGCCGACATCTATCGATGCGATAAAGGACATTCCTTGCAGCCTTGTGTGGGGATTGTAAGCGCAGAGATGTCAGAAGCAAAAGAACCTTAGGTGATTCAGGAAGTAATTTACCGCAACTCGAATCAGGAGGCGGTGAGCCAGTCGTACTGGGCGTCGGTGAGTGGGACGACGGAGAGGCGAAACTGGCGGAACATGATGGAGTCTTTGAAGACGGCGGCAGTGCGGATGGCGTCGAGGGATTTTTCTGTTTTGAGGCGCTTGACGGGCTGGATGCGGACCTGGGGATTTTTGGGGTCGGTGGCGTCGACGGAGACGACCTTCGCTGTGCCTACGGCTGCTTTGCCGACGACGGAGTGGTAGATGACGAGCTTGTCGCCCTTCTTCATGCCGCGCAGGTTGAGGAGGGCCTGGTTGTTGGAGATGCCGTCCCAGGTGGTCTCGCCGTCGCGCTCGAGGTCTTCGAAGGAGTATTTGGTGGGTTCGGTTTTGAGCAGGTAGGGCATAGGGACAGGGTATAGGGAGTAGGGGGTAGGGTGTAGAAAAATCGGTTGCCGGTGGCTTCAGTTTTTGTCGCGGTGGTTTAGCCGCCCAGGTCGACTAGGTTGACTTCGGTGACGGGTTGGCCGAGGAAGTTGGAGCCGAGGCGCTGGAATTTTTCTATGGAGTCGGTGGCGTAGAAGGTGCAGGCGGGTTTGACGGTGGGGGTGAGGTTGGGGAAATGGTGGGCGACGAGCGTGGCGGTGGCTCGGGCGGTGGCGTCGGCGGAGTCGATGATGGTGAGGGGGTGGCCTATGGCGTCGAGGATGCGGTGGATGGCGGGCTCGATGAGGGGGTAGTGGGTGCAGCCGAGGAGGAGGGTCTGCGTCGCGGGTGCGGCGGCGAGGGCTTCGGTGAGGTAGATCTTTAGGACTTCGTCGGTGACGGGGTGGTTGGTCCAGCCCTCTTCGACGAGGGGGACGAGGAGTGGGCAGGCTTTTTCGCTGGCTTCGAGGCCGAGGGCGCTGAGGGCGTGGGTGTAGGCGTGGGATTGGACTGTGGCTTGAGTGGCGAGGACGAGGACGTGGTTGGGTTGAGTGAGTTGAGTCGTTGACGGTGAAGAAGCGGGTTTCTCCACTCCCCCTTCGACGCGCTTCGCTTGCTCAGGGTACGGTCGAAATGACGAATCTTTTGATTGGGTCGAGGAGGCATCACGCTGCGGTCGAAATAACGAGTCTTGATGCGACGATGCATGGGTTGCGAGGGCTGCCTGGGCTCCGGGTTCTACTACGCCGATGACGGGGATGGGCAGGGCTTGCTGGATGTCGGGGAGGGCGAGGGCGGTGGCGGTGTTGCAGGCGATGACGAGGAGGTCGGCGCCTTGCTCGTGGAGGAACTTTGCGCTGGAGACGGCGTAGCGGGCTACGGTTTCGCGGGACTTGGAGCCGTAGGGGAGGCGTGCCGTGTCGCCTAGGAAGATGTAATGGGCGTGCGGGATGAGCGGGAGGAGGGCGCGGAGGACGGTGAGGCCGCCGAAGCCTGAGTCGAAGACGCCGATGGTGAGGGATTTTGCGGTGTTTGGATTGGCTGCGGTGCTGTCGGTCATGGCTGTTTTGTTATTGCTGAAGTTCTTTTCGTTTTTGTTGAAGGTTGTTTCTGTTGCTCAGGCTGCTTGTTTGGTGAAGGCTCTTGTTATTGTTTTGGCGGAAAGGTTCGGAAGGTTGTGAATGATTGGTGGTCTTCGGGATCCTTCGCTGCGCTCAGGATGACGGTAAGAACAAAAGCAAGGGCGGAGGTTGAGCTATTTATGTTTAAAGGCTCTTTCTTTTATAGCTGAGGAGTTTCGGTGGGTGGGGCTGGGTGGGAGGTGGTGTCGACCGCGGGGTAGGTGCGGAGGAGGTCGGCGTGGCCGGCGAGGGTGTCGTGGGGCTGGCCGTCGACCAGGAAGCGGACTCCGGTGATCTGGGGGAGCGCAGAGTGGAGGGTGCCGACGATCGATTGCACGGTGAGGGCTTCGACCTGGATGCCCGAGGGGTGATTGTCTACGAAGGAGCTGTGGAGGTTGACGATGGCTAACTGGTTGGGTTGCGATGGGTCGGATGAAGGCTTGTTCGGTTTGTTCGGCTTGTTGTTCTGGTTGGTCTCGCGGGGAGCCAGGAGGAAGACGTCGTCGACGGCGGGGCCGCTTTGGAGGGGGTGTTTGGAGGTGGGGAGGGAGTAGGTTGCGAGGAGGTGCTCGAGGAGCGTGCGGGCGCGGAGGGTGGGGGCCTGGGGCAGGGCGAAGGATTCGGTGGTGGGGGTGATGGAGGCGTCGTCGTCGCTGGCGAGGTAGAGCGTGATGTCTTCGGTGGTGGTGGCGGTGGGGGCGGCGATGGGGGTGGCGTTGTTGAGGGCGGCGAGGCGCTTGTGGGCCTGCTCGCAGCCGCGGAGGAGAAAGGCCGACATGAGGAGGATGCCGCCGAAGAGGCTCCAGAAGAGGATGCGCTGGTAGCGGGGGATCATCGGGCGGCTCCGAGCTGGTTCCGGCGCCAGCTGGTGAGGCCGGTGATGATGGCTTCGGCGATCTGCTGCTGGTAGTTGGCGTCGGTGACCGGGGTGACTTCGCCGTCGGCGGGGGTGAGAGGCGCGATCTCTATGGCGACGGCGGGGCAGGTGAGGTTGTCGAGTGGGCGGAGGGAGGCGCGGCTGAGGAGGACGGGCAGGCGGGAGTGAAGGAGGGCGAGGCCGAGGGCGTTGGCGAGGGCGAGGCTCTGGGGGATGGAGGCGGATTGGGCGGTGTCCCAGGGGATGACGTGGCGGGTGTCGGTGTCGTCGTGGGGCGGGGGGACGTCGGAGGTGATGATGTGGACGCCGTTGCCGCTGGCGGTGGCGTGGAGGACGATGCAGGCGGTGGGGTGGGAGTGGTTGGCGATCTCGGCGCGCTGGTCGGTGGGGAAGGGGACGGTGGGGTCGGTGTCGCGGGTGGCGATGACGGAGAAGCCAGCGGTGGAGAGGACGGTGCGGAGGCGGGTGGCGAAGGCGAGGGTGAGGGATTTTTCGGGGAGGCTGTCGGAGAGCCGCGCGCCGGGGTCGGGGCCGCCGTGGGCGGGGTCGAGGAAGATGGTGGTGCGGGGGATGGGCTGCTGGGCGTAGGCGGCCAGGCTCGTGATGAGAACGAGGGATAGGCACGCGGCGAATTGCTTTAGGGGGAGGGTCAAAGGGTTTGAGTGTTGCGGGTTTGATTGTAAATGGATGGGTTTGGCGGATGGCGCTAACAGTGCCAATCCTGATTCAAACTGCGGCAGGAGCAGTCTCAGAGAACCAGCGCATTCCAGATGGAAGGGAGGAGGCGGCGAAATCGATGTGAACGACTCGCCGATGCCCGGGTATTCGAGAAGGAGATGAAGCATGAAGCAAAAGAGGCCGCATTAGCAACGCTCCGCCAAGTTTCGCGCTGCAAACAGCTTCGTGCGAGATATCTCGAATGGATTGGATTTGGTCCTCGGGAATTCGACCGCGTTTATGCGAACCGGGAATGACGCGCAACGCTCCGTTTTCTTCGCCACAATCGTCGAGATGAAGCCGGACAGAGAGCATGCACTCCAGAATTGAGGCTGGCGGTTGAACATGAAGTACTTCGGCCTTTACGGACCACGGTCCAAAACCTTCGGTTTCGACCTTGTCTTGAACTGCAATCGTCACATCCTGATGCCACGGTACTTTCCAGTTTGCATCTGGGATTTTGTCGAAGAGGATACCTCTGACTGGAAAGAACTCCGATCCCAGAATAGGTTCGACCAACTCGCGGACAGCGGGTGAATGAGCGACGTTCCGGATTTCAGAGGATGCGTCTAAAAGGTTTCGGATGGCAAAGACTCCTCCGCGCTTTCTTACAGGTCCGTCTTGCCCGATTCTTTCGAGCGAAAGCAGCAGCTTCTCCACCTCACCCGGGGAGAGGACGGCCTCTCGAATGGCAAATCCGTTCGCATCGACTTCAGCTTTGAGATCAGTCTGGTTCATGTCTGCTTCGCTGGTTAGTCGAGGGCGTAGATGGCGAGGCCGCTTAGGAGTTTGGGGTAGAAGTCGGTGGATTTCTGGGGCATGACGTCGCCGGAGAGGGAGATGTCGCGGAGCTGGTCGAGGGTGATGGGTTTGATGAGGAAGGCGATGTCGGCGTCGCCGCTGGCGACGAGCGCGGTGGCTTCGTCGGCCTCGCGGATGTAGCGGACGTTGCCGAGACGGGTGATGGTGTCCTGATCGAGGCCGAGGAGCTTGTCGAGGATGATGCTGTGGAGTTGGACGACGTCGAGCTGGGCCTGACGGGGGGAGATGCCTTTGAGGGCGGCTGCGATGACGTCGGGCTTGGGGGTGAGGAGGTAGTTGCCGTCGCCGGTGGCGGCGAGGAAGGCGGTGCCGGGGGTGGCGTTGAGCGCGGCTAGGTCGGGTGTGGGGAGCTCTTTGACGTTGAAGAAGGCGCTGGCTTTGGTGACGAAGTCGGGTGAGCTGAAGCTGGTCAGGCCGTGGACGACGCGGTGGGTGGGCAGGATGGTGATGCCGGGGGCGTCCATGTTGACGAAGGTCATCATCATGGCGGCTTCGGGGAAGGCGGGGACGGGTAGGGTGGAGCGGGTGTCGCCGTCGGCGATGACGGAGGGGGAGCTGTCTTCGTCGCCGGGGATGGCCTGCTTGAAGGGGAGTTTGAGCTGGGCGGAGCGCTCCTTGGCGTAGGCGACGGAGGTCTCGTAGCGGTGGTGGCCGTCGGCGATGATGAGCTTCTTGTCGGCCATGGCGGTGAGGAGGAGATTGATGGTGTTGGGGTCGGTGATCTTCCAGACGCGATGGACGACGTTGTACTCGTCGGTGATGGCGAGGTCGGCTGGGGCGGTGTCGGGGCCGATCATGCCGCTGAAGTCTTTGCCGGGGCCGCTGGCGCCGAAGATGAGCTTTTCGGCGGTGAAGGCGGGGTCGGAGTAGAGCATGTAGATCTGCTCGCAGTAGGCGCGGGTGGCCTTGAAGAGGGCGAGGCGGTCGGACTTGTGCTTGGGGAAGGTCTGTTCGTGGCGGTAGACGACCTTGTCGGCGTAGTCGTAGAGGTGGCCGAGGGCGATGAAGCCGCGGCGTTCGCGGGTTTCGGGGGTGCCGGGGACTTCGCAGGGCACTGTGTAAGTTTGGGAGTAGCCGTAGACGGCTGGCTCGGACTCTTCGGCGAGGACGCGGTCGCGACGCCACTCGCGGAGGGTTTCGGCGGCGCGGGTGTAGACGTTGCGGGCCTGTTCGCCGTGGGGGAGGAAGTCCTGCGCTTCGGTGTCGCCGGGCTCGTGTTTGCCGAGGATGACGCGGATTAGGTTGTAGGGGCTGGCTTCGTAGTAGTGCTGCTGCATGGCCGGGGTGATCTTGTCGTAGGGCTGGGTGACAACGTCTTCCATGTTGACGCGGGCGGGGTCGTAACGGAGGGCGCGGAAGGGGTAAAGACGGGCCATGCTTTGAGGGTTCTCCAGAGTTGGAATATGAGGTGATTGTACGGGTTGGACGTGAAGAGAGGGTAAGAAGGGGCGGGATAAATCCGGATGCGTACGTAGAACGTTGACGAGACAGTACCGGCGCGCAGGCTGTGATGAATTGATGACAAAAGGGGTTGACACGGGGTCTATTATCTTCAGAACGCAGCATCTGATGGACTTGGCGGGCTGTGGGTTGGGTGATTGGTAAAAGGCTCCACAGATGGTGCGACAACTGAGTGGTCGCGAGGATTGCATAGGTGCCGAGATGGAGATCAACAGACGGGACGGGGTAGTTGCGGGGGACGACGGGGGAAGAGATTGGATGGCGGGTCGCCTGAGAGGGCGTCGGGCCGGGTGGGGGCTTGTGGTGTTGCTGGGCCTGAGTCTGTGGGGTGCAACGAGGAGTGGAGTTTGCTACGCGCAGGAGCAGGAGAATCCGCTGGATGTGGTTCATACGCCTGCGCCGCCTGCTGCGCCGAAGACTCCTGAGGAGAAGAAGCCGGTGATTGAAGGTGCGGCGAATGCGGCTGCGCTGGGAACCTCGAGGCGGGATGCGCGGATTCGGGTGGATGTAAACCTGGTTCTGATTCCGGCGACGGTGACCGATCCGATGAATCGTCTGGTGACGGGGTTGGAGCGGGAGAACTTCGAGGTCTTCGACAATAATGTGGGACAGGTGATCAAGAGCTTCTCGACGCAGGATGCGCCGGTGACGATTGGGATCATCTTCGATTTGAGCGGGAGCATGTCGTCTAAGTTTGTACGGGCGCGGAAGGCGTTGAGTGAGTTTTTGAGGACGTCCAATCCGCAGGACGAGTTTTTCGTGGTGGGGTTCAACGATCGTCCTGCGGTGATTGTGGACTACACGTCGGATGTGGATGACGTGGAGGCGCGGATGGTGATGTTGAAGCCGGAGAATCGGACGGCGCTGATCGATGCGATCTATCTTGGTGTGGATAAGCTGAAGCAGGCGAAGTTTGAACGGAAGGCGTTGCTGATTATCTCGGATGGCGGAGATAATCGAAGCCGTTATACGGAGGGCGAGTTGCGGCGTGTGGTGCGGGAGAGCGATGTGCAGATCTACTCGATCGGGATCTTCGATCAGTATGCGCCGACGACCGAGGAGCAGCTGGGGCCGATCCTGCTGACGGATATCTGCGATATGACTGGAGGAAGGATGTTCCGGGTGTCGGAGATGGGGGATCTGGGAGATATTGCTTCGCGGATCAGCGCGGAGCTGAGAAATGAATATGTGATCGGGTACAGGCCGTCGGAGGTGAAGCAGGATGGGAACTGGCGTAAATTGAAGATACGACTCGTTCCGCCGCCAGGGCTTCCGAACCTGACGGTACATAATCGCCAGGGGTACTATGCACCTTCGCAGTAGACGTTTTCAGCCGGGGATGGCCGCCGCAGGATGGTTGTTGCTGATGGCCGGTGGGGCGTCGGCGGGATGGGCTCAGCGGCCCGCATCTCCGCAGACAACTTCGCAGCCACCCGCGAAACAACAACCCGCTTCGCAACAGCCTTCTCTGACGGTGGATCGCGATCCTGTGGCTTCGCCTGATCCTGATCTGC
Encoded here:
- a CDS encoding DUF1015 domain-containing protein produces the protein MARLYPFRALRYDPARVNMEDVVTQPYDKITPAMQQHYYEASPYNLIRVILGKHEPGDTEAQDFLPHGEQARNVYTRAAETLREWRRDRVLAEESEPAVYGYSQTYTVPCEVPGTPETRERRGFIALGHLYDYADKVVYRHEQTFPKHKSDRLALFKATRAYCEQIYMLYSDPAFTAEKLIFGASGPGKDFSGMIGPDTAPADLAITDEYNVVHRVWKITDPNTINLLLTAMADKKLIIADGHHRYETSVAYAKERSAQLKLPFKQAIPGDEDSSPSVIADGDTRSTLPVPAFPEAAMMMTFVNMDAPGITILPTHRVVHGLTSFSSPDFVTKASAFFNVKELPTPDLAALNATPGTAFLAATGDGNYLLTPKPDVIAAALKGISPRQAQLDVVQLHSIILDKLLGLDQDTITRLGNVRYIREADEATALVASGDADIAFLIKPITLDQLRDISLSGDVMPQKSTDFYPKLLSGLAIYALD
- a CDS encoding enoyl-ACP reductase FabI, with translation MIDLKGKVAVVFGLANKRSIAWGVAQKLFEAGATLAICYQNERLQREAEELAADLPGTKTFRCDVSIDADIDGVINQLKSAYGKIDILVHSIGFAPNIKNNVLNTTREDFRIAHDISVYSLIALARAAEPLMAEGSSILTLTYYGAEKVFPNYNIMGVAKAGLEAAVRYLASDLGAKKIRVNAISAGPIKTLAARGISDFTSILTAVEQRAPLHRNVDALEVGNTALFLSSPLASGITGEITFVDCGFNITGL
- a CDS encoding VWA domain-containing protein, which gives rise to MAGRLRGRRAGWGLVVLLGLSLWGATRSGVCYAQEQENPLDVVHTPAPPAAPKTPEEKKPVIEGAANAAALGTSRRDARIRVDVNLVLIPATVTDPMNRLVTGLERENFEVFDNNVGQVIKSFSTQDAPVTIGIIFDLSGSMSSKFVRARKALSEFLRTSNPQDEFFVVGFNDRPAVIVDYTSDVDDVEARMVMLKPENRTALIDAIYLGVDKLKQAKFERKALLIISDGGDNRSRYTEGELRRVVRESDVQIYSIGIFDQYAPTTEEQLGPILLTDICDMTGGRMFRVSEMGDLGDIASRISAELRNEYVIGYRPSEVKQDGNWRKLKIRLVPPPGLPNLTVHNRQGYYAPSQ
- a CDS encoding phytanoyl-CoA dioxygenase family protein, encoding MNQTDLKAEVDANGFAIREAVLSPGEVEKLLLSLERIGQDGPVRKRGGVFAIRNLLDASSEIRNVAHSPAVRELVEPILGSEFFPVRGILFDKIPDANWKVPWHQDVTIAVQDKVETEGFGPWSVKAEVLHVQPPASILECMLSVRLHLDDCGEENGALRVIPGSHKRGRIPEDQIQSIRDISHEAVCSAKLGGALLMRPLLLHASSPSRIPGHRRVVHIDFAASSLPSGMRWFSETAPAAV
- a CDS encoding Gfo/Idh/MocA family oxidoreductase, coding for MSEFSRRRFLQTGSGLAMAAALPGVSPGAVVLGQEQAQPVANGDRVRFASIGVGIQGSQLLRNAVSLPQAQCVAACDLYDGRHTLAKEIAGPNIKTTRRYQEILEDKNIEAVIVAVPDHWHKQITVDAIRAGKDVHCEKPMSHTIAEGEEMVEVVKGSKNFVQVGSQRVSSKVFAKAKELYDSGAIGEVHQVELQLGRNSPGGAWVYPPPLDLSPETLDWATWEGTAPKKAFDPIAFARWRAFHEYGTGMAGDLMVHLLSGMQFVTGINAIPDRAYSIGGIYRWKDGRNMPDLMVTEFEYGDVAVTVRLTLGTETPEVTRVMGPKGVIEISNSNTVTLIPQLGVDRSPAYGINGFPAAMHAQYEKQWHAEHDAFLAEHPLDDTMMWKGPSWDDLRPHLATFFDAVRSRKPVAEDVVFGHHAAAACHMANASYFEKKVILKKA
- a CDS encoding EVE domain-containing protein; the encoded protein is MPYLLKTEPTKYSFEDLERDGETTWDGISNNQALLNLRGMKKGDKLVIYHSVVGKAAVGTAKVVSVDATDPKNPQVRIQPVKRLKTEKSLDAIRTAAVFKDSIMFRQFRLSVVPLTDAQYDWLTAS
- a CDS encoding GGDEF domain-containing protein, encoding MSFIASIDVGTLLGCQIVLTLVYAIVFFCMKSIYPYLRGAGAVALAFFAATISNILLLLSGSIPAFFSIGLAHCLLLSAFVLFYTGVLHFFKSPRTIRYAWALTYITSALIFYLVLSHDHTRTLSYIIAVSFFLVRGVIALEILRHSTDRIFLKIFAFLMAAYAIFALNRVIFLLIYAAPPNPAQRNFLQTVSVLFSVSFAFLIGLSFLLMLCGDLLTLVKDESERDLLSGVLNRRGIEQRLDTELKRAERGGHNLSIALIDIDHFKTINDYAGHAAGDTALRDVVSAISSRMRAYDSLGRFGGDEFLLIFPNTSSADALIVSSRIKQSVRELSSPGAELSLTISIGLTQAAPGELAGPFLARADKALYNAKNAGRNCCRILLHGTDAEAGSERVILPPSRSNLLQQ
- a CDS encoding glutamate racemase; the protein is MTDSTAANPNTAKSLTIGVFDSGFGGLTVLRALLPLIPHAHYIFLGDTARLPYGSKSRETVARYAVSSAKFLHEQGADLLVIACNTATALALPDIQQALPIPVIGVVEPGAQAALATHASSHQDSLFRPQRDASSTQSKDSSFRPYPEQAKRVEGGVEKPASSPSTTQLTQPNHVLVLATQATVQSHAYTHALSALGLEASEKACPLLVPLVEEGWTNHPVTDEVLKIYLTEALAAAPATQTLLLGCTHYPLIEPAIHRILDAIGHPLTIIDSADATARATATLVAHHFPNLTPTVKPACTFYATDSIEKFQRLGSNFLGQPVTEVNLVDLGG
- a CDS encoding N-acetylmuramoyl-L-alanine amidase family protein, with the translated sequence MTLPLKQFAACLSLVLITSLAAYAQQPIPRTTIFLDPAHGGPDPGARLSDSLPEKSLTLAFATRLRTVLSTAGFSVIATRDTDPTVPFPTDQRAEIANHSHPTACIVLHATASGNGVHIITSDVPPPHDDTDTRHVIPWDTAQSASIPQSLALANALGLALLHSRLPVLLSRASLRPLDNLTCPAVAIEIAPLTPADGEVTPVTDANYQQQIAEAIITGLTSWRRNQLGAAR
- a CDS encoding GerMN domain-containing protein; translation: MIPRYQRILFWSLFGGILLMSAFLLRGCEQAHKRLAALNNATPIAAPTATTTEDITLYLASDDDASITPTTESFALPQAPTLRARTLLEHLLATYSLPTSKHPLQSGPAVDDVFLLAPRETNQNNKPNKPNKPSSDPSQPNQLAIVNLHSSFVDNHPSGIQVEALTVQSIVGTLHSALPQITGVRFLVDGQPHDTLAGHADLLRTYPAVDTTSHPAPPTETPQL